In Nostoc sp. CENA543, a single genomic region encodes these proteins:
- a CDS encoding YdiU family protein, whose product MTLAKTPNTKNTLNPFLTLNYEPALASLGDDYYDEVVAAEFPQHTLRWRNDDLLPTLGLNPQDVEDEDFITAFSLFQGRKPFLALRYHGYQFGEYNPQLGDGRGFLYGQVRGIDGQLYDFGTKGSGRTPYSRGGDGMLTLKGGVREVLAAEALHQLGVRTSRCLSMIETGLSLWRGDEPSPTRSSVMVRMNSSHIRFGTFERLYYIQRPDLIQKLLDHVIEHYYSHLVDEPDKYALFYGELVRRVAELVAQWMAAGFCHGVLNTDNMSITGESFDYGPYAFIPTYDPYFTAAYFDYYKRYCYSHQPGICQLNLELLQQPLRSVVNKTDLEAGLAKFSDDYFAAYRSLMLKKLGFEQLAIPEADELLRLTMQFLQDSQVGYHHFFAEMARTFSPNWRDEPGLILNLSDVLPTADKSAIFDNWCFIYHQILNNFHPDDMEKIAKTLNYYNPKTALLRPVIESIWEPIVQEDNWQPFDNLLQTIKERG is encoded by the coding sequence ATGACCTTAGCTAAAACTCCCAATACCAAAAACACTCTCAATCCCTTTCTCACCCTCAATTACGAACCGGCTTTAGCATCCTTGGGTGATGATTATTATGATGAGGTAGTCGCAGCAGAATTTCCTCAACATACGTTACGCTGGCGTAATGATGACCTATTACCCACATTGGGACTCAACCCCCAAGATGTTGAGGATGAAGACTTTATTACAGCATTTAGTCTATTTCAAGGACGTAAACCATTTTTAGCACTACGTTATCATGGCTATCAATTTGGGGAATATAACCCCCAATTAGGTGACGGACGGGGTTTTTTATACGGTCAAGTCCGTGGTATCGATGGTCAACTCTATGATTTCGGGACTAAAGGTTCTGGGAGAACACCTTATTCTCGTGGTGGTGACGGGATGTTAACTCTCAAAGGTGGAGTTAGGGAAGTTCTAGCCGCAGAAGCACTACATCAGCTAGGAGTACGGACATCACGCTGTCTGAGTATGATTGAAACTGGCTTATCTCTGTGGCGTGGTGACGAACCTTCTCCTACCCGTTCATCGGTGATGGTGAGAATGAATAGTTCACATATTCGCTTCGGGACTTTTGAGCGTTTGTATTATATACAGCGTCCCGATTTGATTCAAAAGTTATTAGATCATGTGATTGAGCATTACTACTCTCACTTAGTGGATGAACCAGATAAATATGCTTTGTTTTATGGTGAATTAGTCAGGCGTGTTGCAGAACTAGTTGCACAGTGGATGGCAGCCGGTTTTTGTCATGGAGTCCTCAATACTGACAATATGTCCATTACTGGGGAAAGTTTTGACTACGGCCCTTATGCGTTTATTCCTACTTATGACCCTTATTTTACGGCTGCATATTTTGACTATTACAAACGCTATTGCTATAGTCATCAACCAGGGATTTGCCAGTTGAATCTGGAATTACTGCAACAACCATTAAGGTCAGTGGTTAATAAAACTGATTTAGAAGCTGGACTAGCAAAATTTAGTGATGATTATTTTGCTGCTTATCGGTCTTTGATGCTAAAAAAATTAGGTTTTGAGCAGTTGGCTATACCTGAAGCTGATGAACTTTTACGTTTGACAATGCAATTTTTGCAAGATAGTCAAGTCGGATATCATCACTTTTTCGCAGAAATGGCGCGGACTTTTTCTCCTAATTGGAGAGATGAGCCAGGCTTGATCCTCAATTTATCTGATGTTCTTCCTACAGCAGATAAGTCAGCTATCTTCGATAATTGGTGTTTCATTTATCATCAAATTTTGAATAATTTTCATCCTGATGACATGGAAAAAATTGCCAAAACTCTGAATTATTACAATCCCAAAACTGCATTATTAAGGCCTGTGATTGAGTCGATTTGGGAACCGATTGTGCAGGAAGATAATTGGCAACCTTTTGATAATTTACTACAAACAATCAAGGAACGAGGTTAA